The Candidatus Nanogingivalaceae bacterium DNA segment AACTTTTATCAGTTCAACGCGATCAAACTCGTAAGCTAGCAATTAATGAAATTTATTATAATCTCGAGGAAGTCTATTACAAGAAAAACGGTTTCTATCCTGAAAAACTTGATGAAAATGCCGTCAAAGGAATTGACCCAAACCTATTAACAGACCCCTTCGGAATCCTAATTAACGAAGAAAAGAGTGACTACCGTTATGAGCCAACAAGTTGCGAAAACGGAAAATGCAAAAAATTCTCTCTTCGTACAAAATTAGAAAAAGAAAGCGATTTCGTAAGGCGTTCGAAAAACTAATTATAAAATAGCCCTGTTAAATTCTAGGGCTATTTTATATTATTTTACCGATATTTTTGCACCTTCTTCAAAAAGTTTATCTGAAAGCATTTGATTTTCGCGTGCTGTCTCCACGATATCGCTCAAAAATTCAGCTTTCTTGTCCGGGTTTGGTGCAAACGGAAAAGTATAGGTTGACTCATCACCAATAGTGCTTAATCGCACTGTTCCATAATCAAACAAATGCTGTAAAATCCCTTCACGAGAATACGAGATATCTTCAATCGCTTCCAGGTTAATAACCTGCTTTCTCTGATTCATAATTGTATTCGAAATCCACTGAATTGCACGTTCATTTGTTATGATTAATCTGTTCGCTCGATAAACAACATAATTTATATAAGTTATTAAAATTAAAAGCACCGTTATTGAACCGAAGATTAATGAAAGTTGCGGCTTAAAGTTGGCTGGAATTGGAAACGGATTTGGTAAAAAGCAAATAATAATCCAGGCGCTAATCAAGAAAACAGCAATAATTGAGCTAAAAATAATGTTAAGCAAATAGCCTAGTGCATGCCGACGCATCGAAAGCACAACATATTCATCTTCATCAACTGTAATATCGGGATACATTCTTACCGATTGATCATGACGTGCTTTAATTACGCGTGGATCGCCAGCAGGAACTTCAACCTGCATAACTGGCTGAACTCGAATTGGCGCGCCCAGACTATTTTCGAAACTTAAATTTTCATTCTGATTCTGGGCAATTTTTTCCTCAAATTTCTGGGCTAGGCTTTGCTTATCGTTCATCTTTGAATTCCTTTCCTAAATGCTCAAACGCTTTTTTCGTAATTATTCTTCCTCGTGGTGTTCTTTGCAAAAAACCAATCTGCATTAAATATGGTTCATAAAAATCTTCAATTGTCGCAGCTTCATCACCCGTCAATGCAGCCATTGTATTTAAGCCAACTGGCCGAGTGCCATAATTTTCAATAACCGATTTTAATAGATTTCTATCTGCTGCATCCAACCCTAATTCGTCAATTTCAAGCATTTCTAAGGCCTCTTTAACCGTTTTCGAGTCAATAATTCCATCACCTTTTACATCTGCATAGTCTCGAACGCGCTTCAAGATGCGGTTCGCAATTCGTGGTGTTAATCTTGCTCGAGTTGAGAGAATATCTGAAGCTTCTTTTTCAATATCACTACCTAATAAATTACTTGAGCGTAAGATAATTTTTGAAATTTCCTTAGGTTTATAAAATTCTAACCTATAGATATGTCCGAACCGGTCTCGGAGTGGAGCCGCCAGACTTC contains these protein-coding regions:
- a CDS encoding type II secretion system GspH family protein, which gives rise to MKRKSGFTLIEICVVIIFLIAAGIILTIQRFELLSVQRDQTRKLAINEIYYNLEEVYYKKNGFYPEKLDENAVKGIDPNLLTDPFGILINEEKSDYRYEPTSCENGKCKKFSLRTKLEKESDFVRRSKN
- the ruvB gene encoding Holliday junction branch migration DNA helicase RuvB, which gives rise to MAIERIIDANLHDDEPQEQQVEISLRPTNFDEYIGQERLKKNLKLAIDAAKKRGESIDHVLLYGPPGLGKTTMANVIAREMGANIRITSGPAIEKAGDLASIVTNLQDGDILFIDEIHRMPRAVEEILYSAMEDFKLDIVIGKGPAARSVRLDLPHFTVIGATTRTGSLAAPLRDRFGHIYRLEFYKPKEISKIILRSSNLLGSDIEKEASDILSTRARLTPRIANRILKRVRDYADVKGDGIIDSKTVKEALEMLEIDELGLDAADRNLLKSVIENYGTRPVGLNTMAALTGDEAATIEDFYEPYLMQIGFLQRTPRGRIITKKAFEHLGKEFKDER
- a CDS encoding PH domain-containing protein, which codes for MNDKQSLAQKFEEKIAQNQNENLSFENSLGAPIRVQPVMQVEVPAGDPRVIKARHDQSVRMYPDITVDEDEYVVLSMRRHALGYLLNIIFSSIIAVFLISAWIIICFLPNPFPIPANFKPQLSLIFGSITVLLILITYINYVVYRANRLIITNERAIQWISNTIMNQRKQVINLEAIEDISYSREGILQHLFDYGTVRLSTIGDESTYTFPFAPNPDKKAEFLSDIVETARENQMLSDKLFEEGAKISVK